The DNA region ACCCACTTCGATATGGATAGGATTGGTATTCCCAAATATTTCCGCCCATCGTCCCTTACACTCTTCCGGATTGGAGATGACATACTGCGGATTGCTTGCTAGCAGTTCACTAGCTCCCTTGCGATTTCTAACTCTCATACTTCCTTATAGAAGCTCTGACGGAACTGCCGCAGAGCATAAATTTCCTTGTTCGCCGCTAAAACATTGTAACTTTCCACATGCTTAGCGATTTGATTCAAATAGCCCAACTGACCATACCAATAAATCTTATTTAATACTGTCCCGTTGTATTTATAACCATACGCTCGTAGCCATTCTTCCCATGACTGGCGTGGAATGTAGTGGGTCAAGATATAAGCGACATCCAACATTCGGTCTGTTAGACAAGCCGTTTCCCAGTCTGTCAAATAAACCAACCCCGAGGTTGTTTCCACCCAGTTACTATGGTGCAAGTCACCATGAACAAAGGTCGCAACTTCCTGACGGAAAACCGGCAGATTATCCAATAACTCCTGACAAATGGATTGCAGATAAGAATTCTGCCCCAGTCTTGTCGGTGCCTCTTTTTGCCAGCGATAAACTAAATCCTGAGGCTCCATGTAGGTATAGTTCATCTGCAAGGCTTGATTGAGCAGAATCCGTGAGTAATGCATTCTTACCAAAATCTGACGAACCTGCTTGCTGGTCATATCTTGCCACTCTAAGGTACGCCCATTTAACCACTCTTGTTCTACACGATGCCCCATCCCCGCTTCACGGTTGGCCGATAAAACAGGTGGTGTAATTTGCTCGCGTGCTAGAGCAGAGACTATCGGAGGCATCTCATATTTCACAAAGACTGGCGTTCCGTCTGACCGCAGGCCTTTAAACGCTTTGCCACTGTTTCCTGCAATAGACTGTAATTGTAGCCCACTGGTATCAAACTGCATGCCTTTCCTCCTTTAAAAATTCCTTACTATTTTACTAATTTTCAGCTATTTAGTCAATCAATTTTTTCAATTTTAATGGTAAATATACCTCATGCAAGAAAATACCAATGAGAGGTAAGAATATCACCATTATTTTCTCTTGGCTAAATAGCAGAGCAATGACCACTTCCACCGCTAAAAGACCATATAGAATGACACGAAGAAGCCGTTGAAAACCAACTTTCCTGCGTTGACCATCAAGAGGATACAACTGTGTCAGATATTGGTAATCATAATGTTTGTACAAACCTAACAGTTGAAATAAGAGTAGGTAGTGAAAAACGACTACTAGACCGATAGATATCCATGATTCCTCAATCGCAATCACAGACAAAATAGCTAACAAAAGCAAACGTACAGTCAAGCCCAAGTAATCACCGGCCCTTAAAAAGGCTCGCAGATAGAGATAAAACCAAGTCTGTCCCTGCTTTTTCTTCGCCAAGTTCAATAAAGTATCCAGATAACCCCTACGTTTAACGGTCGTCGTTATCCCTTTTACAGTGGTAAATAAGGCAAAGAAGCGCAAAATGGTCTGCTTTCTCTTTTGCTCTCTTTCAATAGCCTCAGACCAATCAAACACATTTTGCGATTGATACAGGGCCATCTGTCGCCTTATAAGGATAATCTTCATTCCCAACAATCCCAGAACATAGAGAACAATCATCCAGACCGTCAAGCCTAGTTTTAAATAGATAGGGACTAAAATGAGCTGCAACAAGATCTGAATTCCACTCCAGAGCAAGAAACTCCGTATAGCAGCCGTTCTAACCTCTTCTGAAACCTCTTTTTCTTTAGGTAAGAGAAAAACTTGATCGGCCTCTTCCACATAAATCGCAAGCCTTCCTACAAATAGCAACAGGCCATTGATAACTAGGACACTCAATCCAACTGACCAAGTATTTTCAGGAAAATTAAGCAAGAGCTGACGGTATTGTAGACTGAGAAAACCCAGAAAAACCATGAGAACCAAAACAAAATGATCATTCAAGACATAGCGCAAGTACTTGGAGCAACGCTCAAGAAAGTCTAAGCGGCGCCTTTGAAATAATTTTCTCATCTGACCACTCCCTCTTGCGTCAAGGCAAGATAAATATCACTGAGACTGGCCTCTTCCATAGCAAAAGTTGCCTGTAGCTCAGCCAAATTTCCAGCTGCTCGTACCTGCCCTTGGTGGAGAATAACAAACCGATCACACATTTTTTCAGCCGAATCCAGAACATGCGTTGACATCAAGATAGAAGTTCCCTTTGCTTTTTCTTCCTCTAGGAGAGCAAGCAAATCGGCAATAGCTACCGGATCCAAACCTAAAAAAGGCTCGTCAACGATCAACAGGCTTGGTTCTACCATAAATGCACAGATAATCATCACTTTTTGCTTCATTCCTTTTGAAAAATGAACAGGGAACCAATCCAACTTTTCGTCCAGACGAAAAATATTCAGCAACCGCTCTGCTCGGTTCCAAGCCTGCTCCCAATTCAAATCATAAGCCATAGCAACAACTTCCAAATGTTCTTTGAGAGTTAGCTCCTCGTATAAACTAGGCGTTTCTGGGATAAAACCAATCTTTTTTCGATAATGTTCTGCATCCTGTGTCAGGCTTTGGCCATCAATCAAAATCTGTCCTTGATAGGGTGTCAAAAGGCCGATAATTTCTTTTATGGTAGTTGATTTTCCAGCACCATTAAGACCGATTAAGCCGACCAACTGTCCATCTTCAACTGTAAAAGATACATCTTTCAAGACAGGGATATTTACATAGCCACCTGTGACATTTTTTACTTCTAACATACAATTCTTCCTACTATTTGATATAATTATTATAACAAAAATCCCAGAAAGAGGTTGTCATTATGTCGGATTGTATTTTTTGCAAGATTGTTACTGGAGAAATTCCTGCATCCAAGGTCTACGAAGACGACCAAGTTTTAGCCTTTTTAGATATTACACAGGTCACAAAAGGGCATACATTGGTTATTCCTAAAAAGCACTACCGCAACATTCTCGATATGGATGGAGAAGCTGCTAGCACTCTCTTTTCTGTTGTTCCAGCTATTGCCAAACAATTGAAAGAAAAACTCGGTGCTAGCGGGCTCAACATTGTCAATAATAACGAAGCAGAAGCTGGACAAACGGTTTTCCATACTCATGTCCATCTCCTACCTCGCTTTGGTAAACATGATGGTTTGGACATCCGTTTCAAGACCAATGAGCCTGACTTTCCAGCCTTGACTCTATTGGCTCAAGACCTCTATCTAGGAGAATAAGATGAAACTTCGCAATATCATTTTAACTATGAGCGCCGCTAGCGCTGCCTTTCTTGCAATTACTCACCGAGACAAAATCACAAAAGAGATACGAGAGACCAAGCAAATCCTAACAGACATACAAACGAGTAAAGCCAATATTAACACTCAGCTAGCCATCATTCAACGTTTTCAACAACCCTTACAGGAGATGGCTACTGACCTTCAATACAAGACACGGGCATATCGACAAAGTATTGCTGGAAATCTGGAAGAAATTCAAAAAATCCAGTCAAAATATAAAAAACAACGATAGTGCCGCTGGCTATATACAAAAAGAGGTTGGAAATCCAACCCTTTTTGCATTATTGTCCCTCTATTTCCTTTCCAATAGCTGGTTCCGTTGAGGAATCTCTTGTCTGTGTTTCAGGCATAACCGTCGTACTAGTAGAGGTAGCACTCCCTAGTTCTGGATCTAAAGTTTCTGCCCACGGACTAGCTTCTAGTTCCAATAATTTTGTATAAACATTATATACATTGATTGGACTAAGCAAGCCTAACTGCTTTTCATAAACCTTAACGTTAGTTACCAAGTCCTTCTTCTCTTCCAGACCAATTGATTTTTTCAAAATATTTTGCATCTCCAAGAGATGTTGGCTAGTCGGTAATTGATAGTAGACCTCATCAATCATACGATCAACACCACGTACCTGATAAGAATTTAGCTTCCCTATCGAATCTTTGTAGCCTAGGAGTTCAGGTATCGTAGCTGGATTGATTTCAATATTGGTCCGCATATTATTGGAAATAGCTGTCAAGATCTTCTTATACTGTGTAAAACCATCCAATTGCAACAGCTTTTTAACAATAGCAGTGATAACCTCACGCTGACGGCGCTGACGACCAATGTCACCTTCTGGATCATCATAGCGCATCCGAGCATAAACAAGTGCCTGATCACCATTCACTAATTGCTTCCCTGTCGGAACGATTGCAGTATAAGCCGGTTCCTGTTCTGAAATCGTAATCGGAAAGCCAAGTGTATTGTTTACTTCAATTCCTCCGACCGCATTAACCAATTCTACCAAGCCATCCATATTGATCTCTATATAGCGGTCAATATGAATATCCATCATTTTCTCAATCGTTGCAATGGCCATCGGTGCCTGCCCGTAACTATAAGAATGATTCAATTTTTCAACCGTTCCAGTTGATTTTCCATTTGCACTAGCAATCTCCACCATGATGTCTCTCGTCAGACTCATCATATTGGTCTCTTTGGTTTTAGGGTTGACTGTCACCAAAATCATGGAGTCACTTCGCCCACCTTCCCAGTCAACACCACGAGTTGCCTGATCCGTATCCACTCCCATCAGAAGAATGGTTAGAGGCTCCGTTGCATCAATTGGGGTAATCTTATCTTCTCCATCCAGTTTCTTAAAGGTCTTTGAAATAGCATCCGTTGAAAAGTTTAATAGACTGACTCCATAAACAAAGCCTGCTCCAAGCGTCAGCCCTACAATAGCCAAAGACATTAAGAATATTTTTTTTCCAATCGTCATATATCACCAATTAGCTTACCCATATAATAGAGATCAAGCCATTCTCCTTCATCTGTTCTAGCACCTCTCACCTGAGTTCCTTCAATGACAAAGCCCAGCTTCTGATACAAATGTACCGCTGCCTGATTACGAACTTGGACAGTCAACTCCAATCGCCTGAGCAAATTCATTTCCTCTGCCCAATGCAATACTTCCTCCAGTAAAATCGTCCCTAGACCGTGACCCCAGTAGACTTTTTTTACTGCAATAAAAATATTTCCGATATGGCTAATGCGAAACTGCTTAGAGGACTTAACAGAAATTGCGCCGACGACTTCCGAACCAACCTTAGCCAACAGGCACAATTCACGAGGATTTTCGATTCCTGCCTCGAAGATGGTCTCCATTTCATCAACACTAAATCGAAAACCAGTCTCATCCATGACCAGATAATCCGTTTCTCTAGCAACTTGATTCATAAAATCAATAAAAGCTGCTGCATCAGCTGGTTCAGCTTCACTAAAATACACTTCTTTTTCAGACATTTTGGAACTCCTTCGCTAAATCGCTACTTTGAGCTCCATGAGATTCGACTGTCAATCGTCGACCATCTCCCTCTTTCTCTATACGAATGAGCAAATAGTCATCAAATAGACTGACATCCAGTAATTCTCCCCACTCGATAACCGTTAGACCTCCTCCATAGAGAAAATCATCCAAATCAATCGAGTCAGGGTCATCTCCAATTCGATAAACATCTAAGTGATAGAGCGGCATGGTCCCCTCATACTCTCGAACGATCGTATAAGTAGGACTCTTAATCATCTGTTCAATTTTTAACCCCTTGGCCAAACCCTTGGTCAGAGTTGTTTTCCCAGCACCCAAATCACCTGATAATACTAGAACTTGATTTGGCTTACAGGCTTTTCCAATTCTCTCACCAATGGCAATCAATTCATTTTCATTATGACTATACATACATTTCATTATACCATAGCCTACTTGGTTTGTCATAGGTCTACTTTAAAAGTCAAAACGACAGACCATCAACTCCGGTTTGATAAACATATAGAGCGGGCAGTCTGCTATGGTACCAAAGAGTTAAGAAAATAGCAAAAAATAAACAAAATAGACCTTACAGCGAGCTAGCACAGATACTTCCTCTTATCGAAAATAAAATCGCAAGCTTCTTGCCTGCGACTCTATTGTTTATTCTACACTAAAGAGATATGGATAAACTGGTTGATTTCCCTGATGAATTTCAACTTCAATGTCTTCAAATTGTTCTTCCAACTGGTCAGCTAGAGCACGAGCCAATTCCTCATCCCCTTCTTCACCAATATAGATAGTCACGATTTCACTATCCTCATCAAGCATTTTCTCAAATGTCGCAACAAGCGTTTCCATCATATCTGGATTCGATACCACAATCTTGCCATCAACCATGCCCAAGTTATCATGTTCATGAATTTCAAGACCATCAATGGTCGTATCACGTACTGCCGTTGTGACACTACCACTCCTAACATCTGACAGAGAAGCTGTCATCGCTTCAAAGTTTGCCTGCAAATCACAACTTGGATCAAAAGCTAACAAACTAGTAAAACCTTGTGGAAGGGTCTTCGTTTCAACAACTTTAACCGCTACTTCAGCCACTTCAGCAGCAGACTGAGCAGCCATCAAAATGTTTTTATTATTTGGCAGCAGAATAACATTGCGAGCGTTCACCAAATCAATTGCCTTAACAAAATCTTCCGTTGATGGATTCATCGTTTGACCACCTGAAATCACATAATCAACTCCTTGTGATTTGAAGATATCTGTCAAACCTTCACCAGCAGCTACGGCGATAATGGCATATTCTTTTTGCTCAACTGGTTTTTGGAAAGTTTCTTCCTTTCCGATTTGTGCTTCGTGTTGCGCACGCATATTGTCCACTTTGACCTTAACCAGACTACCGTACTGGAGACCAGCCTGCATCACCAAACCTGGATCTTCCGTATGAACATGAACTTTTACGATTTCATCATCATTTACTACAAGGAGAGAATCCCCTAGGTCATTGAGGTAGTTTCGGAACTCTTCATAATCGAACTCCTTGACATAAGTAGGCCCTTTACGAAGCGCCACCATAATCTCTGTACAATAACCA from Streptococcus ruminantium includes:
- the ccrZ gene encoding cell cycle regulator CcrZ, whose product is MQFDTSGLQLQSIAGNSGKAFKGLRSDGTPVFVKYEMPPIVSALAREQITPPVLSANREAGMGHRVEQEWLNGRTLEWQDMTSKQVRQILVRMHYSRILLNQALQMNYTYMEPQDLVYRWQKEAPTRLGQNSYLQSICQELLDNLPVFRQEVATFVHGDLHHSNWVETTSGLVYLTDWETACLTDRMLDVAYILTHYIPRQSWEEWLRAYGYKYNGTVLNKIYWYGQLGYLNQIAKHVESYNVLAANKEIYALRQFRQSFYKEV
- a CDS encoding ABC transporter ATP-binding protein, with amino-acid sequence MLEVKNVTGGYVNIPVLKDVSFTVEDGQLVGLIGLNGAGKSTTIKEIIGLLTPYQGQILIDGQSLTQDAEHYRKKIGFIPETPSLYEELTLKEHLEVVAMAYDLNWEQAWNRAERLLNIFRLDEKLDWFPVHFSKGMKQKVMIICAFMVEPSLLIVDEPFLGLDPVAIADLLALLEEEKAKGTSILMSTHVLDSAEKMCDRFVILHQGQVRAAGNLAELQATFAMEEASLSDIYLALTQEGVVR
- a CDS encoding LCP family protein; translation: MTIGKKIFLMSLAIVGLTLGAGFVYGVSLLNFSTDAISKTFKKLDGEDKITPIDATEPLTILLMGVDTDQATRGVDWEGGRSDSMILVTVNPKTKETNMMSLTRDIMVEIASANGKSTGTVEKLNHSYSYGQAPMAIATIEKMMDIHIDRYIEINMDGLVELVNAVGGIEVNNTLGFPITISEQEPAYTAIVPTGKQLVNGDQALVYARMRYDDPEGDIGRQRRQREVITAIVKKLLQLDGFTQYKKILTAISNNMRTNIEINPATIPELLGYKDSIGKLNSYQVRGVDRMIDEVYYQLPTSQHLLEMQNILKKSIGLEEKKDLVTNVKVYEKQLGLLSPINVYNVYTKLLELEASPWAETLDPELGSATSTSTTVMPETQTRDSSTEPAIGKEIEGQ
- a CDS encoding ABC transporter permease; its protein translation is MRKLFQRRRLDFLERCSKYLRYVLNDHFVLVLMVFLGFLSLQYRQLLLNFPENTWSVGLSVLVINGLLLFVGRLAIYVEEADQVFLLPKEKEVSEEVRTAAIRSFLLWSGIQILLQLILVPIYLKLGLTVWMIVLYVLGLLGMKIILIRRQMALYQSQNVFDWSEAIEREQKRKQTILRFFALFTTVKGITTTVKRRGYLDTLLNLAKKKQGQTWFYLYLRAFLRAGDYLGLTVRLLLLAILSVIAIEESWISIGLVVVFHYLLLFQLLGLYKHYDYQYLTQLYPLDGQRRKVGFQRLLRVILYGLLAVEVVIALLFSQEKIMVIFLPLIGIFLHEVYLPLKLKKLID
- a CDS encoding DAK2 domain-containing protein, producing the protein MSKITTGLFQEMVQAASTRLNKQAEYVNSLNVFPVPDGDTGTNMGMTITNGAKEVADKSASTVGEVAQILSKGLLMGARGNSGVITSQLFRGFGQSVRDKVELDGKDLAQAFQHGVEVAYKAVMKPVEGTILTVSRGAATAALKKAEETDDAVEVMRATLAGANRALKKTPEMLPVLKEVGVVDSGGQGLVYIYEGFLSALTGEYIASEDFEATPAVMSEMINAEHHKSVAGHVATEEITFGYCTEIMVALRKGPTYVKEFDYEEFRNYLNDLGDSLLVVNDDEIVKVHVHTEDPGLVMQAGLQYGSLVKVKVDNMRAQHEAQIGKEETFQKPVEQKEYAIIAVAAGEGLTDIFKSQGVDYVISGGQTMNPSTEDFVKAIDLVNARNVILLPNNKNILMAAQSAAEVAEVAVKVVETKTLPQGFTSLLAFDPSCDLQANFEAMTASLSDVRSGSVTTAVRDTTIDGLEIHEHDNLGMVDGKIVVSNPDMMETLVATFEKMLDEDSEIVTIYIGEEGDEELARALADQLEEQFEDIEVEIHQGNQPVYPYLFSVE
- a CDS encoding GNAT family N-acetyltransferase, with amino-acid sequence MSEKEVYFSEAEPADAAAFIDFMNQVARETDYLVMDETGFRFSVDEMETIFEAGIENPRELCLLAKVGSEVVGAISVKSSKQFRISHIGNIFIAVKKVYWGHGLGTILLEEVLHWAEEMNLLRRLELTVQVRNQAAVHLYQKLGFVIEGTQVRGARTDEGEWLDLYYMGKLIGDI
- the tsaE gene encoding tRNA (adenosine(37)-N6)-threonylcarbamoyltransferase complex ATPase subunit type 1 TsaE, yielding MYSHNENELIAIGERIGKACKPNQVLVLSGDLGAGKTTLTKGLAKGLKIEQMIKSPTYTIVREYEGTMPLYHLDVYRIGDDPDSIDLDDFLYGGGLTVIEWGELLDVSLFDDYLLIRIEKEGDGRRLTVESHGAQSSDLAKEFQNV
- a CDS encoding HIT family protein encodes the protein MSDCIFCKIVTGEIPASKVYEDDQVLAFLDITQVTKGHTLVIPKKHYRNILDMDGEAASTLFSVVPAIAKQLKEKLGASGLNIVNNNEAEAGQTVFHTHVHLLPRFGKHDGLDIRFKTNEPDFPALTLLAQDLYLGE
- a CDS encoding chemotaxis protein translates to MKLRNIILTMSAASAAFLAITHRDKITKEIRETKQILTDIQTSKANINTQLAIIQRFQQPLQEMATDLQYKTRAYRQSIAGNLEEIQKIQSKYKKQR